A section of the Acropora muricata isolate sample 2 chromosome 4, ASM3666990v1, whole genome shotgun sequence genome encodes:
- the LOC136914247 gene encoding adenosine receptor A2b-like, which yields MENTTLNQTGGTKIGSFVSIPTIWAYSSVAVCSVITFLIVTGNLLVIIAFLTTPKLKTKTNYFIFSLAIADLLVGLFSVPLWIYVVLSLDFSSLLYQYYKLADTLSGSSSILHLTCVSVERCYAIVAPLKHRKIRKVTIYSGIVLSWLLAILSAALLKIMISKWTDIPVFITFAFFIVPLILIIAAYITIFITARKSFQGQRKMSLKRELHIAYTVALITGVFVICWLPFFLTILLFKWCGVKCAEFVYDMRVIIIVKILHYGNSALNPIVYAVKNRNFNHAFKMILKKLFFQNSYSRHLVMNSPCQNTMRSHFDSRPAKTMAVMSLHNSEEEVQEMKRQRQRQRQQPTNQ from the exons ATGGAGAATACTACTCTGAATCAAACTGGAGGCACCAAAATTGGATCCTTTGTCTCAATTCCGACGATTTGGGCGTATTCCAGTGTAGCGGTATGCTCCGTTATTACGTTTCTCATTGTCACGG gAAATTTGTTGGTGATCATTGCGTTTCTAACAACTCCCAAGctaaaaacaaagacaaactaTTTCATATTTTCCTTGGCCATAGCTGATCTTCTGGTAGGATTATTTTCCGTTCCGTTGTGGATTTATGTTGTTTTGAGCCTGGACTTTTCGAGTCTACTGTATCAGTATTACAAATTAGCGGATACTCTATCGGGTTCTTCTTCCATTCTTCATTTGACATGCGTCAGCGTGGAACGATGTTATGCAATTGTGGCGCCCTTGAAACATAGAAAGATTCGCAAAG TAACGATTTATAGTGGCATTGTTCTGTCGTGGTTGCTGGCCATTTTAAGCGCGGCTCTCCTGAAGATCATGATCTCCAAATGGACGGATATCCCCGTCTTCATCACATTTGCGTTTTTCATCGTTCCTTTAATCCTGATAATCGCGGCTTACATCACCATCTTTATTACCGCCAGGAAGAGTTTCCAGGGGCAGAGAAAGATGTCTTTGAAAAGG gAACTTCACATAGCCTATACAGTTGCGTTAATAACAGGCGTTTTTGTCATCTGTTGGCTGCCTTTCTTCTTGAccattttattattcaaatggTGCGGTGTAAAGTGCGCGGAATTTGTCTATGACATGCGCGTTATTATCATTGTCAAAATACTTCACTACGGTAACTCGGCCCTAAACCCCATTGTTTACGCGGTCAAGAATCGCAACTTCAATCACGCCTTCAAGATGATTCTAAAAAAGTTGTTCTTTCAAAACTCCTACAGCAGGCATCTGGTAATGAACTCTCCCTGTCAAAACACCATGAGATCTCATTTTGATTCCAGACCAGCAAAGACAATGGCTGTCATGTCATTGCATAACAGTGAAGAGGAAGTTCAAGAAATgaaacggcaacgacaacgacaacgacaacaacccacaaatcaatga
- the LOC136914255 gene encoding uncharacterized protein: MAGAGAAAAGYCHEVCSKLTQAIMEIVNSSHFVKKEFAERSLNLTQAYCLLWQESKDGAVDGKMELRAGAVSAAIVDLIVLDKIEIESEPKSCLGFKYENALLKVKSESPTGTFLDDALFDKILEKHEKSPEKPKEVQHYMENDIWKFNSEKTCAYKTLANLVELGILDKKKTFFGKKYPTLNPEPEAALVKEIRQVALENATPDAYIRALLLIMRCVDNFFMLSDPLLRRHFSKDEYKPAKERIKSLVGLGK; this comes from the exons ATGGCCGGTGCTGGGGCGGCTGCAGCGGGCTATTGCCATGAGGTTTGCAGCAAACTCACTCAAGCTATCATGGAGATAGTGAATTCGAGTCACTTTGTCAAGAAGGAGTTTGCTGAGAGGTCACTCAATCTCACACAAGCCTACTGCTTGCTTTGGCAAGAGTCTAAAGATGGCGCGGTCGACGGGAAAATGGAGCTTCGAGCCGGAGCTGTCAGTGCTGCTATTGTGGATTTGATAGTGCTTGACAAGATAGAAATCGAAAGTGAGCCGAAATCATGCCTGGGTTTTAAATATGAGAATGCACTTTTGAAG GTGAAGAGTGAGTCTCCAACTGGAACATTTTTAGACGACGCCCTTTTTGACAAAATATTGGAGAAACATGAAAAGTCACCAGAGAAGCCTAAGGAAGTTCAGCATTACATGGAAAATGATATTTGGAAATTCAACTCTGAGAAGACCTGCGCTTACAAAACGCTGGCTAATCTTGTGGAACTGGGCATTCTCGACAAGAAAAAGACgttttttggaaaaaagtatCCAACATTGAACCCAG AGCCTGAAGCCGCCTTGGTAAAGGAGATCCGCCAAGTGGCGTTGGAAAATGCCACTCCAGATGCATACATCCGGGCGTTACTGTTGATCATGCGTTGTGTGGATAACTTCTTCATGTTGTCGGACCCTCTACTGAGACGGCATTTCTCTAAAGATGAGTACAAGCCAGCCAAAGAGAGAATCAAAAGCTTGGTTGGCCTTGGAAAATAG
- the LOC136914259 gene encoding uncharacterized protein, translated as MYLVLSKEMIKVNSPSLKESMANVEKPTVNCYCTLSKQVLNESEEPKDMRYRVEHLGLCTVDDIVRSAKLSLALSFFVCHLYFYAKSYTEHIFGAERTNHWTPLSEATKHGLRWSIHQDHATFPGPPLPFANLKTAVTRTHRDDKATVYGPEYCVSIHEALKAVTIDAAWQIHKDDILGSLTKNKRADLLILSKNPYEVMSMIVA; from the coding sequence AtgtatttggttttatcaaaagagatGATAAAAGTAAATTCGCCATCGTTAAAAGAGTCAATGGCTAACGTAGAAAAACCAACTGTGAACTGTTACTGTACGCTTTCTAAACAGGTTTTAAACGAGTCCGAGGAGCCTAAAGACATGCGTTATCGAGTCGAGCATCTGGGCCTGTGCACTGTGGATGATATAGTTCGGTCGGCGAAATTGAGCCTCGCTCTGTCCTTCTTCGTCTGCCACCTGTACTTTTACGCCAAATCGTACACTGAGCATATCTTTGGCGCAGAGCGCACTAACCACTGGACACCACTTTCGGAGGCAACAAAGCATGGCCTTCGTTGGAGTATTCACCAGGACCACGCGACTTTCCCAGGCCCCCCTCTGCCGTTTGCCAATCTCAAGACCGCTGTGACTCGCACGCACAGAGATGACAAAGCCACCGTTTATGGACCAGAGTACTGCGTGTCTATTCACGAGGCTTTGAAGGCGGTTACTATTGACGCCGCTTGGCAGATACATAAGGATGATATCTTAGGCAGCTTGACCAAAAACAAGAGAGCTGATTTGCTCATTCTGTCCAAAAATCCTTACGAGGTAATGTCAATGATTGTAGCCTGA